The following proteins come from a genomic window of Lycium ferocissimum isolate CSIRO_LF1 chromosome 4, AGI_CSIRO_Lferr_CH_V1, whole genome shotgun sequence:
- the LOC132052664 gene encoding E3 ubiquitin-protein ligase RHF2A-like isoform X3, translating into MEQGKMSEDILTSAAAFVEGGIQDACDDACSICLEEFSDSDPSTVTGCKHEFHLQCILEWCQRSSQCPMCWQPLSLKDTNSQELLDAVEHERNIRMNPPRNTTIFHHPTLGDFELQHLPASATDSELEERIIQHLAAAAAMGRTRHLARREGPRGSNAAVNQLGTSSNSRTPPPQSSPNNQDRAGPSDFQSFSESIKSRLSAMSMRYKESLTKSSRGWKEKFFSRNSSTPDHCAESRSEVSAAVATVSNLMEHLETTDSRASSAESNIPEDTLPVGLAEQHIPEIGDTHSLNEDNRQTPCAASSGSN; encoded by the exons ATGGAGCAAGGCAAGATGTCTGAGGATATTTTAACTTCGGCTGCAGCATTTGTGGAAGGTGGAATTCAGGATGCCTGCGATGATGCTTGCAGCATATGCCTTGAAGAGTTTTCTGATAGTGATCCTTCTACT GTGACTGGTTGCAAGCATGAGTTCCATCTTCAGTGTATTCTTGAATG GTGTCAGAGAAGCTCCCAGTGCCCCATGTGTTGGCAGCCTCTCAGCTTGAAAGACACTAACAG CCAGGAATTGCTGGATGCAGTAGAGCACGAGCGAAACATCAGGATGAATCCTCCTAGAAACACCACAATCTTTCACCATCCGACTTTAGGAGATTTTGAATTGCAGCAT TTACCCGCAAGTGCAACTGATTCTGAGCTTGAAGAGCGTATCATTCAGCACTTAGCTGCTGCCGCTGCCATGGGAAGGACACGCCACCTTGCCAGAAGGGAAGGTCCGCGAG GATCAAATGCTGCTGTTAATCAGCTTGGGACTTCCTCAAACAGTAG GACTCCTCCTCCTCAATCTTCTCCTAACAATCAAGACAGAGCTGGACCATCAGATTTTCAGTCTTTTTCAGAATCTATAAAGTCTCGACTTAGTGCAATGTCAATGAG ATACAAAGAATCTTTAACGAAGAGTTCAAGGGGTTGGAAAGAGAAATTTTTCTCTCGTAATAGTTCAACACCAGATCATTGTGCCGAATCTAGGAGTGAAGTCAGTGCCGCTGTTGCCACTGTATCAAACCTAATGGAGCATTTGGAAACAACAGATAGCAGAGCCAGTTCTGCTGAATCAAATATACCGGAGGATACTTTACCTGTCGGACTTGCTGAGCAGCATATACCTGAGATTGGTGATACCCATTCTTTAAATGAGGATAATAGGCAAACCCCATGTGCTGCAAGTTCTGGTTCGAACTAA
- the LOC132052663 gene encoding E3 ubiquitin-protein ligase RHF2A-like, which translates to MEEGKMMSEDILTSAVAFVEGGIQDACDDSCSICLEEFSDSDPSTVTGCKHEFHLQCILEWCQRSSQCPMCWQPLSLKDPNSQELLDAVEHERNIRMNPPRNTTIFHHPTLGDFELQHLPVSATDSELEERIIQHLAAAASMGRSRHLVRREGQRVRSSAQGRPHFLVFSTNTNAAPPPPPPPPAAAAASSSTQRSGGEPTPEVSVSGQDSPIIAVGEGSGQLLTQPSSFQADDSASGSGSNAAANQLGTSPNNRRIPSQSSPNNQDRAGPSDFQSFSESIKSRLNAMSMRCKESLTKSSRGWKEKFFSRNSSTSDNVPESRNEVSAGAAPVSHMMEHPETTDSRTGSGVAPVSHMMEHLETTDSRTSSAESNALGGNLPVGHAEQHIPETDDTHSLNEDDRQAPCAASSGSN; encoded by the exons ATGGAGGAGGGCAAGATGATGTCTGAGGATATTTTGACTTCGGCAGTGGCATTTGTGGAAGGTGGAATTCAGGATGCTTGCGATGATTCTTGCAGCATATGCCTTGAAGAATTTTCTGACAGTGATCCTTCTACA GTGACAGGCTGCAAGCACGAGTTCCATCTTCAATGTATTCTTGAATG GTGTCAGAGAAGCTCGCAGTGCCCCATGTGTTGGCAGCCTCTCAGCCTGAAAGACCCTAACAG CCAGGAATTGTTGGATGCAGTAGAGCACGAGAGGAACATCAGGATGAATCCTCCAAGAAACACCACAATCTTTCACCATCCAACTTTAGGAGATTTTGAATTGCAGCAT TTACCTGTAAGTGCAACTGATTCTGAGCTTGAAGAGCGTATCATTCAGCACTTAGCTGCTGCTGCTTCCATGGGAAGGTCACGCCACCTTGTTAGGAGGGAAGGTCAGCGAGTCAGGTCATCAGCTCAAGGTCGTCCCCATTTTCTGGTGTTTTCAACTAATACAAATGctgctcctcctcctcctcctcctcctcctgctgctgctgctgcttcATCTTCTACTCAGAGGAGTGGGGGTGAACCCACTCCTGAAGTCTCGGTTTCTGGTCAGGATTCTCCGATTATTGCTGTTGGAGAAGGTTCAGGACAACTACTTACTCAACCATCTTCTTTTCAAGCTGATGATTCTGCCTCTGGGTCAGGATCAAATGCTGCTGCTAATCAACTTGGGACTTCGCCAAACAATAG GAGGATTCCTTCTCAATCTTCTCCTAACAATCAAGACAGAGCTGGCCCATCAGATTTTCAGTCTTTTTCAGAATCTATTAAGTCTCGACTTAATGCAATGTCAATGAG ATGCAAAGAATCTTTAACCAAGAGTTCAAGGGGCTGGAAGGAGAAATTTTTCTCTCGCAACAGTTCAACATCGGACAATGTTCCTGAATCTAGGAATGAAGTCAGTGCAGGTGCTGCCCCTGTATCACACATGATGGAGCATCCGGAAACTACAGATAGCAGAACCGGTTCAGGTGTTGCCCCTGTATCACACATGATGGAGCATCTGGAAACTACAGATAGCAGAACCAGTTCTGCTGAATCAAATGCATTGGGGGGTAATTTACCTGTCGGACATGCTGAGCAGCATATACCTGAGACTGATGATACCCATTCTTTAAATGAGGATGATAGACAAGCCCCATGTGCTGCAAGTTCCGGTTCAAACTAA
- the LOC132052664 gene encoding E3 ubiquitin-protein ligase RHF2A-like isoform X1, with translation MEQGKMSEDILTSAAAFVEGGIQDACDDACSICLEEFSDSDPSTVTGCKHEFHLQCILEWCQRSSQCPMCWQPLSLKDTNSQELLDAVEHERNIRMNPPRNTTIFHHPTLGDFELQHLPASATDSELEERIIQHLAAAAAMGRTRHLARREGPRGRSSAQGRPHFLVFSTHPNAPSPAGASSSTRRSRGEPTPEVLVSGQNSAIVSGQPVTQPSSFQADQVPASGSGSNAAVNQLGTSSNSRTPPPQSSPNNQDRAGPSDFQSFSESIKSRLSAMSMRYKESLTKSSRGWKEKFFSRNSSTPDHCAESRSEVSAAVATVSNLMEHLETTDSRASSAESNIPEDTLPVGLAEQHIPEIGDTHSLNEDNRQTPCAASSGSN, from the exons ATGGAGCAAGGCAAGATGTCTGAGGATATTTTAACTTCGGCTGCAGCATTTGTGGAAGGTGGAATTCAGGATGCCTGCGATGATGCTTGCAGCATATGCCTTGAAGAGTTTTCTGATAGTGATCCTTCTACT GTGACTGGTTGCAAGCATGAGTTCCATCTTCAGTGTATTCTTGAATG GTGTCAGAGAAGCTCCCAGTGCCCCATGTGTTGGCAGCCTCTCAGCTTGAAAGACACTAACAG CCAGGAATTGCTGGATGCAGTAGAGCACGAGCGAAACATCAGGATGAATCCTCCTAGAAACACCACAATCTTTCACCATCCGACTTTAGGAGATTTTGAATTGCAGCAT TTACCCGCAAGTGCAACTGATTCTGAGCTTGAAGAGCGTATCATTCAGCACTTAGCTGCTGCCGCTGCCATGGGAAGGACACGCCACCTTGCCAGAAGGGAAGGTCCGCGAGGTAGGTCATCAGCTCAAGGCCGTCCCCATTTTCTGGTGTTTTCAACTCATCCAAATGCTCCTTCTCCTGCTGGTGCTTCATCTTCTACTCGAAGGAGTCGGGGTGAACCCACTCCTGAAGTCTTGGTATCTGGTCAGAATTCTGCAATTGTTTCTGGACAACCAGTTACTCAACCATCTTCTTTTCAAGCTGATCAGGTTCCTGCCTCTGGGTCAGGATCAAATGCTGCTGTTAATCAGCTTGGGACTTCCTCAAACAGTAG GACTCCTCCTCCTCAATCTTCTCCTAACAATCAAGACAGAGCTGGACCATCAGATTTTCAGTCTTTTTCAGAATCTATAAAGTCTCGACTTAGTGCAATGTCAATGAG ATACAAAGAATCTTTAACGAAGAGTTCAAGGGGTTGGAAAGAGAAATTTTTCTCTCGTAATAGTTCAACACCAGATCATTGTGCCGAATCTAGGAGTGAAGTCAGTGCCGCTGTTGCCACTGTATCAAACCTAATGGAGCATTTGGAAACAACAGATAGCAGAGCCAGTTCTGCTGAATCAAATATACCGGAGGATACTTTACCTGTCGGACTTGCTGAGCAGCATATACCTGAGATTGGTGATACCCATTCTTTAAATGAGGATAATAGGCAAACCCCATGTGCTGCAAGTTCTGGTTCGAACTAA
- the LOC132052664 gene encoding E3 ubiquitin-protein ligase RHF2A-like isoform X2, which produces MEQGKMSEDILTSAAAFVEGGIQDACDDACSICLEEFSDSDPSTVTGCKHEFHLQCILEWCQRSSQCPMCWQPLSLKDTNSQELLDAVEHERNIRMNPPRNTTIFHHPTLGDFELQHLPASATDSELEERIIQHLAAAAAMGRTRHLARREGPRGRSSAQGRPHFLVFSTHPNAPSPAGASSSTRRSRGEPTPEVLVSGSNAAVNQLGTSSNSRTPPPQSSPNNQDRAGPSDFQSFSESIKSRLSAMSMRYKESLTKSSRGWKEKFFSRNSSTPDHCAESRSEVSAAVATVSNLMEHLETTDSRASSAESNIPEDTLPVGLAEQHIPEIGDTHSLNEDNRQTPCAASSGSN; this is translated from the exons ATGGAGCAAGGCAAGATGTCTGAGGATATTTTAACTTCGGCTGCAGCATTTGTGGAAGGTGGAATTCAGGATGCCTGCGATGATGCTTGCAGCATATGCCTTGAAGAGTTTTCTGATAGTGATCCTTCTACT GTGACTGGTTGCAAGCATGAGTTCCATCTTCAGTGTATTCTTGAATG GTGTCAGAGAAGCTCCCAGTGCCCCATGTGTTGGCAGCCTCTCAGCTTGAAAGACACTAACAG CCAGGAATTGCTGGATGCAGTAGAGCACGAGCGAAACATCAGGATGAATCCTCCTAGAAACACCACAATCTTTCACCATCCGACTTTAGGAGATTTTGAATTGCAGCAT TTACCCGCAAGTGCAACTGATTCTGAGCTTGAAGAGCGTATCATTCAGCACTTAGCTGCTGCCGCTGCCATGGGAAGGACACGCCACCTTGCCAGAAGGGAAGGTCCGCGAGGTAGGTCATCAGCTCAAGGCCGTCCCCATTTTCTGGTGTTTTCAACTCATCCAAATGCTCCTTCTCCTGCTGGTGCTTCATCTTCTACTCGAAGGAGTCGGGGTGAACCCACTCCTGAAGTCTTGGTATCTG GATCAAATGCTGCTGTTAATCAGCTTGGGACTTCCTCAAACAGTAG GACTCCTCCTCCTCAATCTTCTCCTAACAATCAAGACAGAGCTGGACCATCAGATTTTCAGTCTTTTTCAGAATCTATAAAGTCTCGACTTAGTGCAATGTCAATGAG ATACAAAGAATCTTTAACGAAGAGTTCAAGGGGTTGGAAAGAGAAATTTTTCTCTCGTAATAGTTCAACACCAGATCATTGTGCCGAATCTAGGAGTGAAGTCAGTGCCGCTGTTGCCACTGTATCAAACCTAATGGAGCATTTGGAAACAACAGATAGCAGAGCCAGTTCTGCTGAATCAAATATACCGGAGGATACTTTACCTGTCGGACTTGCTGAGCAGCATATACCTGAGATTGGTGATACCCATTCTTTAAATGAGGATAATAGGCAAACCCCATGTGCTGCAAGTTCTGGTTCGAACTAA
- the LOC132052665 gene encoding succinate dehydrogenase subunit 6, mitochondrial, with protein MADDSSSSQSFLRKHWEGYKEFWGERFSFLDNYSRFIKRDKPLPSWSESDVEEFIASDPVHGPTLKTAREAAKISAVGGVIGAVSTAGVAWKYSRSLHGTALSLGAGAVFGWTFGQEVANHWLQLYRMDTMAAQVKFMEWWQNKAEGQS; from the exons ATGGCTGATGACTCATCATCATCCCAATCCTTCTTGAGGAAACACTGGGAAGGATACAAGGAATTTTGGGGCGAGCGATTTTCCTTCTTGGACAACTATTCCAGGTTCATCAAGCGCGATAAGCCACTCCCTTCTTGGTCCGAATCCGATGTTGAGGAATTCATTGCTTCTGACCCAGTTCACGGACCCACT CTGAAGACTGCTAGGGAAGCAGCAAAGATTAGTGCTGTAGGAGGCGTAATTGGAGCTGTTTCAACTGCAGGTGTTGCTTGGAAGTACTCCAGGAGTTTACATG GTACTGCACTGTCTCTGGGAGCTGGAGCTGTCTTTGGCTGGACATTTGGACAGGAAGTTGCCAACCACTGGCTACAGCTATACAGGATGGACACCATGGCTGCTCAGGTTAAATTCATGGAATGGTGGCAGAACAAGGCCGAAGGACAGTCCTAA
- the LOC132052666 gene encoding DNA-directed RNA polymerase II subunit 4 yields MSGEEEENAAELKIGDEFLKAKCLMNCEVALILEHKYEQLQQMSDDPTNQISQVFEKSLQYVKRFSRYKNPDAVRQAREILSRYPLAEFELCVLGNLCPETVEEGIAMVPSIKNRGRALDEEAIEKMLTDLSLIKKFE; encoded by the exons ATGtcaggagaagaagaagaaaacgcCGCTGAGCTCAAGATTGGTGatg AGTTTTTGAAGGCCAAATGTCTTATGAATTGTGAAGTCGCATTGATTCTTGAACACAAGTATGAGCAGCTTCAGCAGATGTCTGATGATCCAACGAATCAGATTTCACA GGTATTTGAAAAGTCACTGCAATATGTGAAGCGTTTCAGTCGGTACAAGAACCCTGATGCTGTTAGACAAGCTCGAGA GATCCTAAGTAGGTATCCACTTGCTGAATTTGAG CTCTGCGTTCTTGGGAATCTTTGTCCAGAAACCGTTGAAGAAGGTATTGCCATGGTCCCATCCATCAAG AATAGAGGACGTGCACTTGACGAGGAAGCTATTGAGAAAATGCTAACAGACCTTTCTCTAATAAAGAAATTTGAGTAG